From Zingiber officinale cultivar Zhangliang chromosome 5B, Zo_v1.1, whole genome shotgun sequence, the proteins below share one genomic window:
- the LOC121986259 gene encoding putative fucosyltransferase-like protein: protein MDKERGSPLTGVPPRGQHRRRWASLIPLLVALAVIGEIAFSGRIDVTEKASSMIDQWSTSLSSSSSSPLIPEGLVDPEEVNKCEEWLERQDAVPYSRDFQKDPVLVSGMQKDWRSCSIDCHFGFSNEKVPDASFGLPQNPAVAAVLRSMESSHYYPENSVDAARRRGYKVVMTTSLSSDVPVGYFSWAEYEIMAPVRPKTEEALAAAFISNCGARNFRLQALEMLEELGIKIDSYGSCHRNRDGDVNKVETLKRYKFSLAFENSNEEDYVTEKLFQSLVAGTVPVVIGAPNIQEFAPCPDCILHIKETKDVASVAKTMRSLASDRVAYNHTLRWKYEGPSDSFKALVDMASVHSSCRLCIHLATKIREKEETSSSFQNRPCHCTSKAATVYHLFVRERGRFKMESIYMRSGRLTLEALESAVLAKFRLLNHVPIWKNERPEVLRGGNDLRIYRIYPVGITQREALYSFRFNNDAELEKHIKSKPCAKLEVIFV, encoded by the exons ATGGATAAGGAGAGAGGATCTCCCTTGACGGGCGTGCCGCCCCGCGGCCAACATCGGAGGAGGTGGGCGAGCCTTATCCCTCTGCTGGTAGCCCTCGCAGTCATCGGCGAGATCGCCTTTTCGGGACGCATCGACGTTACTGAGAAGGCTTCCAGTATGATAGATCAGTGGTCGACCTCTTTGTCGTCGTCTTCGTCTTCGCCTTTGATCCCGGAAGGGTTAGTGGATCCGGAAGAGGTCAATAAGTGCGAGGAGTGGTTGGAGAGGCAGGACGCTGTGCCCTACTCCCGAGATTTCCAGAAAGATCCAGTTCTTGTCTCCGGGATGCAGAAG GATTGGAGATCTTGCTCAATTGATTGTCATTTTGGTTTTTCAAATGAGAAGGTACCTGATGCTTCATTCGGGTTACCACAAAATCCAGCTGTTGCTGCTGTTCTAAGATCCATGGAATCATCACACTATTATCCAGAAAATAGTGTTGACGCAGCACGACG GAGAGGGTATAAAGTTGTAATGACAACCAGCCTTTCTTCCGATGTACCTGTTGGTTATTTCTCATGGGCTGAATATGAAATAATGGCACCTGTGCGTCCAAAAACAGAAGAAGCACTTGCAGCCGCTTTCATTTCCAACTGTGGGGCTCGCAATTTCCGTTTGCAGGCTCTTGAAATGCTGGAAGAGTTGGGCATTAAGATTGATTCATATGGTAGTTGTCACCGGAACCGTGATGGTGATG TGAACAAAGTTGAGACTTTAAAGCGCTACAAATTTAGCTTGGCTTTTGAAAATTCTAACGAGGAAGATTATGTCACAGAAAAACTTTTTCAGTCACTTGTTGCAG GGACTGTTCCTGTCGTCATTGGTGCTCCAAATATCCAAGAGTTTGCTCCTTGTCCTGATTGTATTTTGCATATTAAAGAGACCAAGGATGTTGCTTCAGTTGCAAAAACCATGAGATCCCTTGCATCAGACCGTGTTGCTTACAACCATACACTAAG GTGGAAATATGAGGGTCCATCTGATTCATTCAAAGCCCTTGTGGACATGGCCTCTGTACATTCCTCTTGTCGCCTTTGCATACATCTGGCAACAAAGATCCGCGAAAAAGAGGAAACAAGTTCCTCGTTTCAGAATCGTCCCTGCCATTGCACCAGCAAAGCAGCAACAGTCTACCACTTGTTTGTCAGAGAACGAGGTCGATTCAAAATGGAGAGCATCTACATGAG ATCCGGAAGGCTAACGTTAGAAGCACTCGAATCTGCAGTTCTTGCCAAGTTCCGATTGCTGAATCATGTGCCCATTTGGAAGAACGAAAGGCCAGAAGTTTTACGAGGAGGAAACGACTTACGGATCTATCGAATATACCCGGTCGGCATCACCCAGCGAGAAGCATTGTATTCATTCCGATTCAACAACGATGCTGAGCTCGAGAAACACATCAAGAGCAAACCGTGTGCGAAACTCGAAGTTATTTTCGTGTAA